One window of the Crassaminicella thermophila genome contains the following:
- a CDS encoding cation:proton antiporter codes for MGFSLAIIIILGLALNKIFDAIKLPGFLGMLLLGIIIGPYGLNIISSDILDISADLRKIALIIILIRAGLGIKRDTLHKVGSEAIKMSCIPGLCEGFTIMLLASFLFGMSKTEAGMLGFIIAAVSPAVVVPLMLQFIDKRFGEKKGIPTLILAGASIDDVFAITIFSTFLGLYTGKSISISMQIAKIPVSIVLGLLLGWITGIIIIMIFKRFHIRDTKKALVVLAAAIILTTIEEYSKGIIPIASLLGVMMVGFYFREKTSKIADALSQKFNKIWVFAELMLFVLVGAQVNIDVAFNSGLLGIVIIFIGLLARSIGVLIAVSGTDLDWKERIFCVIAYIPKATVQAAIGAVPLEAGVKSGELILAIAVLAIMITAPLGAIGIKLSGEKWLSHS; via the coding sequence ATGGGGTTTAGTTTAGCAATTATTATTATTTTAGGCTTAGCATTAAATAAAATATTTGATGCTATAAAGCTACCAGGATTTTTAGGTATGCTTTTGTTAGGAATAATAATTGGTCCGTATGGATTGAATATTATTAGCTCTGATATTTTAGATATTTCGGCAGATCTTAGAAAAATTGCATTAATAATTATACTTATAAGAGCTGGTCTAGGAATTAAAAGAGACACATTACATAAGGTAGGTTCTGAAGCTATAAAAATGAGTTGTATTCCGGGACTTTGTGAAGGATTTACAATTATGCTGCTTGCAAGTTTTTTATTTGGAATGTCGAAAACAGAGGCAGGGATGTTAGGCTTTATTATAGCAGCAGTATCTCCTGCAGTTGTAGTACCTCTTATGCTTCAGTTTATTGATAAAAGATTTGGTGAAAAGAAAGGAATTCCTACTTTAATACTTGCAGGAGCTTCTATTGATGATGTTTTTGCGATTACTATATTTTCAACATTTTTAGGATTATACACAGGAAAAAGCATAAGTATTTCTATGCAGATAGCTAAAATTCCTGTATCTATTGTTTTAGGACTTCTTTTAGGATGGATTACTGGAATAATAATAATTATGATTTTTAAAAGATTTCATATACGTGATACAAAAAAAGCACTTGTAGTGTTAGCTGCAGCAATTATACTTACAACGATTGAAGAATATTCTAAAGGAATAATTCCTATTGCTAGCTTGCTAGGAGTGATGATGGTAGGATTTTATTTTCGTGAAAAAACTTCAAAAATTGCAGATGCATTGTCTCAAAAATTTAACAAAATATGGGTTTTTGCAGAACTTATGTTATTTGTTTTAGTTGGAGCACAAGTAAATATTGATGTAGCATTTAATTCGGGACTTTTAGGAATAGTTATTATTTTTATAGGATTACTTGCTAGAAGTATTGGTGTGCTTATAGCTGTTTCAGGTACAGATTTAGATTGGAAAGAAAGGATTTTTTGTGTTATTGCATACATACCTAAAGCAACGGTGCAAGCAGCAATTGGAGCTGTACCGTTAGAAGCAGGTGTAAAGTCAGGAGAACTAATATTAGCAATTGCTGTACTTGCTATTATGATTACTGCACCATTAGGTGCAATAGGAATAAAACTATCAGGAGAAAAATGGTTGTCTCATAGTTAA
- a CDS encoding bactofilin family protein, whose product MKRIFSILMSFIFILSLPIAVFAEDKDENMIIREDEVVNSDLFFEGDSVKNMGTVKGDIFVASGEFENTGHVLGDILLVAGNSKISGRVDGDLRIGTGNLNITGEIGKNVTSFSGNLILEEGAAIDGNLNAFLGNIVINGIIGGDFRGSADDIKINGKIKGDVILETENLIFGPNAKIDGNLVYNAPKKIEIKNGIVSGNIIYKPYGKKIGIEEKNIKKGFNLLNILRKGIPILSYLIIGTILVLVFSNFMKKTSTMIDKKPWHSLGIGIVGFIVIPIASILIMITVVGIPIGVISLILYGLLLYLAKIPAALLIGQKLLRNESKLLIKMIIGLIILSFVSFIPYLGKFISFMAIIFGIGSYLLNLKEAIKKPKNIEPLH is encoded by the coding sequence ATGAAAAGAATTTTTAGTATATTAATGTCTTTTATTTTTATACTGTCACTACCAATAGCTGTATTTGCTGAGGATAAAGATGAAAACATGATTATAAGAGAAGATGAAGTAGTCAATAGTGATTTATTTTTTGAAGGAGATTCTGTAAAGAACATGGGTACTGTGAAAGGGGATATTTTTGTAGCTAGTGGAGAGTTTGAAAATACAGGGCATGTTTTAGGAGATATTTTATTAGTCGCGGGAAATAGTAAAATTAGTGGTAGAGTAGATGGAGATCTTAGGATAGGAACTGGAAATTTGAATATCACAGGAGAAATTGGAAAAAATGTTACTTCATTTTCTGGAAATCTAATACTAGAAGAGGGAGCAGCTATAGATGGAAATCTAAACGCTTTTTTAGGAAATATAGTTATTAATGGTATTATTGGAGGAGATTTTCGAGGAAGTGCTGATGATATAAAAATAAATGGAAAAATAAAAGGAGATGTAATACTTGAAACAGAAAATTTAATCTTTGGACCTAATGCAAAAATAGATGGAAATCTAGTATATAATGCACCGAAAAAGATAGAGATTAAAAATGGGATAGTTAGTGGTAATATTATTTACAAACCTTATGGTAAAAAAATAGGTATAGAAGAAAAAAATATAAAAAAGGGATTTAATTTATTAAATATATTACGAAAAGGAATTCCTATACTGTCTTATTTAATAATAGGAACTATACTCGTCTTGGTTTTTAGCAATTTTATGAAAAAAACTTCTACAATGATAGATAAAAAACCTTGGCATTCTTTAGGGATTGGTATTGTGGGATTTATTGTTATTCCTATTGCTTCTATATTGATTATGATAACTGTAGTAGGAATTCCTATAGGTGTTATTTCCCTTATACTTTATGGATTGTTGCTTTATTTAGCGAAAATACCTGCAGCTCTTTTGATAGGGCAAAAACTTTTAAGAAATGAATCAAAACTTTTAATTAAAATGATTATTGGCTTAATTATCTTAAGCTTTGTATCATTTATACCTTATTTAGGGAAGTTTATATCATTTATGGCTATAATATTTGGTATAGGAAGTTATTTGTTAAACTTAAAAGAAGCTATTAAAAAACCAAAAAATATTGAACCATTGCATTAA
- a CDS encoding ABC transporter permease has translation MNFIESIQVAISAIWVNKMRSLLTMLGIIIGISSVISVVALGKGSQNAIDKEFEQFGAGRAYIGTNWRENPTRKDYLNHSDVEALNRVFSKDLDAIISNLSENGKIRSKNDLIDVRLIGGNEDYIKIEKVNILKGRYLTDRDVKAKRYVAVIDQQVAMDVFGRSNVLGENIMVDMGYTNASFVIVGLYEKPKSTLQNLGGGKRAPNVFIPISTLEKVMGMGENIWGIEISMKKGVDSRKATEKMIKLLERRHGNIGENKYISYTAEGELESINKVTGIVTAVISAIAAISLLVGGIGVMNIMLVSVTERTREIGIRKAIGARRKDILLQFLVESVIVSGIGGIIGTVIGIGISFVIAKFIKIPPNVSMSTIAIAWIFSAGVGIFFGIYPANKASKLDPIDALRYE, from the coding sequence ATGAATTTTATTGAAAGTATTCAGGTAGCAATTAGTGCTATTTGGGTGAATAAGATGAGATCTCTTCTTACAATGCTTGGAATTATTATAGGGATATCTTCTGTTATTAGTGTAGTGGCTTTAGGAAAAGGAAGCCAGAATGCAATTGATAAGGAATTTGAACAATTTGGTGCAGGAAGAGCATATATTGGAACTAATTGGAGAGAAAATCCTACTAGGAAAGATTATTTAAATCATAGTGATGTAGAAGCATTAAATAGAGTTTTTTCAAAGGATTTAGATGCAATAATTTCTAATTTATCAGAGAATGGAAAGATAAGATCAAAAAATGATTTGATTGATGTGAGGTTAATTGGTGGAAATGAAGACTATATAAAAATTGAAAAGGTTAATATTCTAAAGGGAAGATATTTGACAGATCGTGATGTAAAGGCAAAGAGATATGTAGCTGTAATAGATCAACAAGTAGCTATGGATGTTTTTGGAAGAAGCAATGTACTTGGAGAAAATATTATGGTAGATATGGGATATACCAATGCTTCATTCGTTATTGTAGGTTTATATGAAAAACCTAAGAGTACTCTTCAAAATTTAGGAGGAGGTAAAAGAGCGCCAAATGTTTTTATACCTATTTCAACACTCGAAAAAGTTATGGGTATGGGAGAAAACATATGGGGGATAGAAATAAGCATGAAAAAGGGTGTGGATTCTAGAAAAGCTACTGAGAAGATGATAAAGCTTTTAGAAAGAAGGCATGGAAATATTGGAGAAAATAAGTATATAAGCTATACTGCTGAAGGAGAATTAGAATCTATTAATAAGGTTACAGGCATAGTAACAGCTGTTATAAGTGCTATTGCAGCAATTTCATTGTTGGTTGGTGGTATTGGTGTAATGAACATTATGCTTGTTTCTGTTACAGAAAGAACAAGAGAAATTGGGATTAGGAAGGCAATTGGTGCAAGGAGAAAGGATATATTGTTACAATTTTTGGTGGAATCTGTTATTGTATCAGGGATTGGAGGAATTATTGGTACAGTAATAGGAATAGGTATCTCATTTGTTATTGCTAAGTTTATCAAAATCCCTCCTAACGTATCAATGAGCACAATTGCTATTGCATGGATTTTTTCAGCAGGGGTTGGTATTTTCTTTGGTATTTATCCAGCCAATAAAGCTTCAAAATTAGATCCGATAGATGCTTTAAGGTATGAGTAA
- a CDS encoding ABC transporter ATP-binding protein: MIKIENLKKIYKNGSVSVEALKGVNMEVNQGEFVSIMGPSGSGKSTLMNILGCLDKPSQGRYELDGEKIEELNDSQLAGIRNKKIGFVFQSFNLLPRITALKNVELPMMYAGVPSKERRKRAIEALERVGLGDRLEHKSSELSGGQRQRVAIARALVNQPAVILADEPTGNLDTKSGDEIMAIFQRLNEEGVTIVMVTHEPEIAQHTKRVVTFRDGEIIEDKFVENQIILHADAVKE, encoded by the coding sequence ATGATAAAAATCGAAAATTTGAAGAAGATTTATAAAAATGGAAGCGTATCTGTAGAAGCATTAAAAGGTGTAAATATGGAAGTGAATCAAGGTGAATTTGTATCTATTATGGGGCCGTCAGGATCAGGAAAATCTACTTTAATGAATATTTTAGGATGTTTAGATAAACCTAGCCAAGGGAGATATGAATTAGATGGAGAAAAGATAGAAGAGTTAAATGATTCTCAATTGGCTGGGATACGAAATAAAAAAATAGGTTTTGTTTTTCAATCATTTAATCTTCTTCCTCGTATTACGGCACTAAAAAATGTAGAATTACCAATGATGTATGCTGGAGTACCTTCTAAAGAAAGAAGAAAAAGAGCAATAGAAGCTTTAGAAAGAGTTGGATTAGGAGATCGTTTGGAGCATAAATCAAGTGAACTTTCAGGTGGACAGAGGCAAAGGGTTGCTATTGCAAGAGCTCTTGTTAATCAACCAGCTGTTATTTTAGCAGATGAACCAACGGGGAATCTAGATACAAAATCAGGTGATGAAATTATGGCAATATTTCAAAGGCTTAATGAAGAAGGGGTAACAATTGTTATGGTAACGCATGAACCAGAAATTGCTCAGCATACTAAGAGAGTTGTAACCTTTCGAGATGGTGAAATTATAGAAGACAAATTTGTAGAGAATCAGATTATACTTCATGCAGATGCTGTAAAGGAATAG
- a CDS encoding efflux RND transporter periplasmic adaptor subunit, translated as MLKGRKLLIVVMIIAVVVLVGVGTVMANKKEKNDKKIVQTVEIKKQDIESHIQATGQIVSMDKREIVSDVEEKIEKVFVKKGDKVKKGQVLMKLEETNILYKIKEAKTRLEIQENILNQLKTDLDIGLKNAKIKYEDALDTYERNKKLYEANALSKRELEKSKNTLEEMHNEYILAEKKLGNGENTGEVARQEKQVQLYKLEVEKLMDDLEKHTIKSPITGTIVDMKIAESGIVESHIPLMFIQDVDNLEIITNINEYDASKIKIGDFVKITGDAFEGKTYDGKVKYVGPFAKTVETGQGKENVVEVKVEIAKMDKYLKPGFSAKLDILTERRKDVLAVPYEAIFTKRNKENVIFTVEDGKVKEHKVKLGIESDLVVEVIGEDINQEDHVIMNPTEAIKEGEEVQENQVM; from the coding sequence ATGTTAAAGGGGAGGAAACTGCTAATTGTGGTTATGATTATTGCAGTTGTTGTTTTAGTTGGAGTTGGAACTGTTATGGCAAATAAAAAAGAAAAGAATGATAAAAAAATTGTCCAAACGGTAGAAATAAAAAAGCAGGATATTGAATCACATATACAGGCGACAGGGCAGATTGTATCTATGGATAAGAGAGAGATTGTTTCAGATGTAGAAGAAAAGATTGAAAAGGTATTTGTCAAAAAGGGAGATAAAGTTAAAAAAGGTCAAGTTCTTATGAAGTTAGAGGAGACAAATATTCTTTATAAAATTAAAGAAGCCAAAACAAGATTAGAAATACAGGAAAATATCTTAAATCAGTTAAAAACAGACTTAGATATTGGATTAAAGAATGCAAAAATAAAGTATGAAGATGCATTAGATACGTATGAAAGAAACAAAAAGCTTTATGAAGCAAATGCATTAAGTAAAAGAGAATTAGAAAAGTCAAAAAATACTTTGGAAGAAATGCATAATGAATATATATTAGCTGAAAAAAAGTTAGGAAATGGAGAAAATACTGGGGAAGTGGCAAGACAAGAAAAACAAGTGCAGCTTTACAAATTAGAGGTAGAAAAACTAATGGATGATTTAGAAAAGCATACAATTAAAAGTCCTATTACAGGAACAATTGTAGATATGAAAATTGCAGAGAGTGGTATCGTAGAATCTCATATTCCTTTGATGTTTATACAGGACGTAGATAATTTGGAAATAATTACAAATATCAATGAGTATGATGCAAGCAAAATAAAGATAGGAGACTTTGTTAAAATTACAGGCGATGCTTTTGAGGGAAAGACTTATGATGGAAAAGTAAAATATGTAGGTCCGTTTGCTAAAACTGTTGAGACGGGACAGGGAAAAGAAAATGTTGTAGAGGTAAAAGTTGAAATAGCTAAGATGGATAAGTATTTAAAACCAGGGTTTTCAGCTAAGTTAGATATATTAACAGAGCGTAGGAAGGACGTTTTAGCAGTACCTTATGAAGCTATATTTACAAAAAGGAATAAAGAAAATGTTATTTTTACTGTTGAGGATGGAAAAGTAAAGGAGCATAAGGTAAAACTAGGTATAGAGAGTGATCTTGTAGTTGAAGTAATAGGAGAGGATATTAATCAAGAAGATCATGTAATTATGAACCCTACAGAAGCAATTAAAGAGGGTGAAGAAGTTCAAGAGAATCAGGTGATGTAG
- the rimI gene encoding ribosomal protein S18-alanine N-acetyltransferase — protein sequence MEHVKVREMIVEDIEEVYDIEKRCFAIPWSKESFFAEIQNNKSARYVVLEIDGKVVGYGGMWKILDEGHITNIAVHPDVRGRGYGNLLVEGLLEVADKEEIKRMTLEVRSSNKVAQNLYKKYGFEPCGIRPKYYQDNNENAVIMWREN from the coding sequence ATGGAGCATGTGAAGGTTAGGGAAATGATCGTTGAAGATATTGAAGAAGTTTATGATATTGAAAAAAGATGTTTTGCTATACCTTGGTCTAAAGAATCCTTTTTTGCTGAAATACAGAATAACAAGTCTGCTAGATATGTGGTTTTAGAAATAGATGGAAAAGTTGTAGGTTATGGAGGTATGTGGAAGATACTAGATGAAGGGCATATTACAAATATTGCTGTGCATCCGGATGTAAGAGGAAGAGGATATGGAAACTTACTTGTTGAGGGATTGCTTGAGGTTGCAGATAAGGAAGAAATAAAAAGGATGACTTTAGAGGTTAGAAGTTCAAATAAAGTAGCGCAGAATTTATATAAAAAATATGGATTTGAGCCTTGCGGGATTAGGCCAAAGTATTATCAGGATAATAATGAAAATGCAGTGATTATGTGGAGAGAAAACTAA
- the tsaB gene encoding tRNA (adenosine(37)-N6)-threonylcarbamoyltransferase complex dimerization subunit type 1 TsaB, whose protein sequence is MKILAFDTSSIVASVAVMDDDKLIGEYTINHKRTHSQKLMPMIEEVLESCELTMKDIDVVAVAEGPGSFTGIRIGVATAKGLSHAMNIPVIGISTLDALAFNVAFSHGLICPILDARRNQVYTAVYKWDNGNLSMIEEHMAVSIEELVDKLMQRPEKVIFLGDGVATNKIYLIEKLKDRVLFAPNSMKMPKAASIAELALQKAKEGNLKNCYELLPTYLRKSEAERQYEEKIKRCDKDGACEG, encoded by the coding sequence ATGAAGATATTAGCTTTTGACACTTCATCTATTGTTGCTTCAGTAGCAGTGATGGATGATGATAAATTAATTGGTGAGTATACAATAAATCATAAGAGAACACATTCTCAAAAGTTGATGCCTATGATCGAAGAAGTTTTAGAAAGTTGTGAATTGACAATGAAAGATATAGATGTAGTTGCAGTAGCAGAAGGACCTGGTTCGTTTACAGGAATTAGAATTGGTGTAGCTACTGCAAAGGGACTTTCACATGCTATGAATATTCCTGTGATAGGAATATCCACACTAGATGCATTAGCATTTAATGTTGCCTTTTCTCATGGTTTGATATGCCCAATTTTGGATGCTAGAAGAAATCAAGTATATACAGCTGTATATAAGTGGGATAATGGAAACCTAAGTATGATTGAAGAGCACATGGCTGTATCTATTGAAGAATTAGTAGATAAATTGATGCAAAGACCTGAAAAAGTTATATTTTTAGGTGATGGAGTAGCTACTAATAAAATATATTTAATAGAAAAGCTTAAGGATAGAGTGTTGTTTGCACCTAATAGTATGAAGATGCCAAAGGCTGCTTCTATTGCAGAGCTTGCATTGCAAAAAGCGAAAGAAGGTAATCTTAAAAATTGCTATGAACTTTTACCAACTTATCTTAGAAAGTCAGAAGCAGAAAGACAATATGAAGAAAAAATAAAAAGGTGTGACAAAGATGGAGCATGTGAAGGTTAG
- the tsaE gene encoding tRNA (adenosine(37)-N6)-threonylcarbamoyltransferase complex ATPase subunit type 1 TsaE, whose amino-acid sequence MKIRSDDEKKTYNLGYKLGTLLRSGDVVCLTGDLGAGKTTLSKAIAKGLGVEDCVTSPTFTIIHEYEGRLSLYHFDVYRISSIEDMEDLGYEEYFYGEGVCLIEWASRIEELIPKKHLWIHIKKIDENTREIELKGSGEHFHRIIEELKNI is encoded by the coding sequence ATGAAGATACGAAGTGATGATGAGAAAAAAACATATAATTTAGGTTATAAGTTAGGGACATTATTAAGAAGTGGGGATGTTGTTTGCTTAACAGGAGATTTAGGAGCAGGAAAAACAACTTTATCTAAGGCTATTGCAAAAGGTCTTGGAGTAGAAGATTGTGTAACAAGTCCTACTTTTACAATTATTCATGAGTATGAAGGACGTCTTTCATTATATCATTTTGACGTATATAGAATTTCGAGCATTGAGGATATGGAAGATTTAGGATACGAAGAATATTTTTATGGTGAAGGTGTATGCCTAATTGAGTGGGCATCACGAATAGAAGAGCTGATTCCTAAGAAACATTTATGGATTCATATAAAAAAGATTGATGAAAATACACGAGAAATAGAGCTAAAAGGAAGCGGTGAGCATTTTCATCGAATCATAGAGGAGTTGAAAAACATATGA
- a CDS encoding Spo0E family sporulation regulatory protein-aspartic acid phosphatase: protein MLQKKNELMDAMNECREKLNRLIIQKEMQVDKELINISEEMDQLILSYYEWIKKNK, encoded by the coding sequence ATGTTACAAAAGAAAAATGAACTAATGGATGCAATGAATGAGTGTAGGGAAAAATTAAATCGTTTAATAATTCAAAAAGAAATGCAAGTAGATAAAGAATTAATAAATATAAGTGAGGAGATGGATCAGTTAATCCTATCTTATTATGAATGGATTAAAAAGAATAAATAG
- a CDS encoding methyl-accepting chemotaxis protein, with product MNSIKTKIIISFVILLVLASSILGYFSLDIVKNVVAEKAEESLSALVKEGVKVTRSRIDTQKRILEVIAGIEDIASMDLELQRPVLQRLIKKTNFLALGVVYPDGTAYYNDGKTANLGNREYVKKAFNGETNVSDILISRVTNQPVLMYAAPIKKDGKIVGVLIGRKDGNALSNITGDMSYGQTGYAYIINDKGVIVAHKDKDRVLKQQNPIEEAKNNKKFEPLAEMFKTMIANKTGIGSYTFNNKDLYNAYTPIEGTNWIMVVTEDKSEVLSAIPKLQKSMSTILIIILIIGIFISFFIGNSLANPIILAIKHAETIAALDLTKELPDKFLKRKDETGSLAKSLKTMQNSLTKVIENIKEKSNEVSKNSDFLVETSKEMTVSSEELATTMQQVADGAISQAQDLTEIVTSLSELTNNIENVYKELQNVKSETEDAENKANIGKEEMDKLVKSIEEIKKAFKLVVGKVGNLTSSVKEIRGITDIISDISEQTNLLALNAAIEAARAGEDGRGFAVVAEEIRKLSEQTGKSTDEITKLVSTINADTNEVITTSNEVETFIIEQTKFVENTEKTFGEILSSIGNIAPIMKKTYDVMDEIVKSTDIVMEMAEQVSAVTEENSAAAEEVAASSEELTSSSEGVASKAQNLSSVAEGLMEIVNRFNI from the coding sequence GTGAATAGTATTAAAACAAAAATTATTATTAGTTTTGTTATTTTATTGGTCCTAGCATCTTCAATATTAGGATATTTTTCATTAGATATAGTAAAAAATGTAGTTGCAGAAAAAGCAGAGGAATCTTTGAGTGCATTAGTAAAAGAAGGAGTAAAAGTTACTCGTAGTCGTATCGATACTCAAAAAAGAATATTAGAAGTTATTGCGGGAATAGAAGATATAGCAAGCATGGATTTGGAACTACAGCGTCCTGTATTACAAAGACTAATAAAAAAAACAAATTTTCTTGCTTTAGGTGTTGTTTATCCTGATGGTACAGCATATTATAATGATGGTAAAACAGCAAACCTAGGGAACAGAGAATATGTGAAGAAAGCTTTCAATGGAGAAACAAACGTGTCCGATATTCTTATAAGCAGAGTTACAAATCAGCCTGTATTAATGTATGCTGCACCAATAAAAAAAGACGGAAAAATTGTAGGTGTTTTAATTGGTCGTAAAGATGGAAATGCTTTGAGCAATATCACAGGAGATATGTCTTATGGACAGACTGGATATGCTTACATCATAAACGATAAAGGGGTTATAGTAGCACATAAGGATAAAGATAGAGTTTTAAAACAACAAAACCCTATAGAAGAAGCAAAAAACAATAAAAAATTTGAACCATTAGCAGAAATGTTTAAAACAATGATTGCAAATAAAACAGGTATTGGAAGTTATACATTTAATAATAAAGACTTATATAATGCCTATACACCGATAGAAGGAACAAATTGGATAATGGTTGTTACAGAAGATAAGAGTGAAGTGTTATCAGCAATACCAAAATTACAAAAATCAATGAGTACAATATTGATAATTATTTTAATAATAGGAATATTTATTAGTTTCTTTATTGGCAATTCATTAGCAAATCCGATTATTTTAGCAATTAAACATGCAGAGACAATTGCTGCTTTAGATTTAACTAAAGAATTACCTGATAAATTTTTAAAAAGAAAAGATGAAACAGGAAGTTTGGCAAAATCACTTAAAACAATGCAAAATTCACTTACAAAAGTTATAGAAAATATAAAAGAAAAATCAAATGAAGTAAGTAAAAACTCAGACTTTTTGGTAGAAACATCTAAAGAAATGACTGTATCATCTGAAGAATTGGCTACTACAATGCAGCAGGTAGCGGATGGAGCAATAAGTCAGGCACAGGATTTAACAGAGATTGTAACTTCATTATCTGAGTTGACAAATAATATTGAGAATGTATATAAAGAGCTTCAAAATGTAAAAAGTGAAACTGAGGATGCAGAAAATAAAGCAAATATAGGAAAAGAAGAAATGGATAAACTGGTAAAATCAATAGAAGAAATTAAAAAAGCCTTTAAACTAGTAGTTGGAAAAGTAGGAAATCTTACAAGTTCAGTAAAAGAAATTAGAGGCATTACAGATATCATATCTGATATATCTGAGCAGACGAATTTATTGGCACTCAATGCAGCTATAGAAGCAGCGAGGGCTGGAGAAGATGGCAGGGGCTTTGCAGTAGTAGCAGAGGAAATAAGAAAACTTTCAGAACAAACAGGTAAATCTACTGATGAAATAACTAAACTTGTATCAACAATAAATGCAGATACTAATGAAGTAATTACTACATCAAATGAAGTAGAAACATTCATAATAGAACAGACGAAATTTGTTGAAAACACTGAAAAAACTTTTGGAGAAATATTATCATCCATAGGAAATATTGCTCCTATTATGAAGAAAACCTACGATGTCATGGACGAAATTGTAAAATCTACGGATATTGTTATGGAAATGGCAGAACAGGTAAGTGCTGTAACAGAGGAAAACTCTGCGGCTGCGGAAGAAGTAGCAGCATCCTCCGAAGAATTGACTTCATCATCAGAAGGAGTGGCGTCTAAAGCCCAAAACTTAAGTTCAGTAGCAGAAGGATTAATGGAAATAGTAAATAGGTTTAATATATGA